TGGGGAACCCGGCGATGACGAAGGCGAGGTCGAAAGTGACATCGCGGAAACCCGCCCACTCGTAGTCGAGGAAGTGGACCGAGTTCGAGTAGATGACGTTGTCCGGTGCCAGGTCGAACGGCGTGAACGCGCGGTTTCCACCCGTGAGAAGCCGCGAGCTCATGTTTCCGGCAGTTACGCGGACCTCGTTCGGGATCTCAAGACCGGACTGCTCCACCATCTCGAGCCCGACGCGGATTCGGTGCAAGAGGATGCGGTCGCGCAGATTCTGCACGCCCGCCGTGCCCGTGTGAATCTTCGTCAGTCGCGAAAACAGCACGTTGAAGGCTGCTTCCTTGCCTGCGGTGCCGGCATGCATCCTGCCGAGCGCCGCCCCGAGGGTACGCAGGACGTTCACTCGCTTCTCCGGGTCGGAATCTGTGAGCAGCGACTCAAGGGTGTCCCCGTCCCCAGAGTCGGTAATGATGACGATGCGCTGGTCCACGTCGTAACCGAGCAGCACAGGCCCGGGCCGGACGTCCTCGCTCAGCGACGTGGTGAACTGGTACGCACCCACTTCGCGCAGGTAGGCGGCGTCTTCGACCGGGTCCCCGGTTAACGGAGAGTGCTTGACGACGACCGAGCGGTGCTGCAGGAAAGGATTCGCGGCCACCTTTGCCCTATATACGCCCGCGAATCCTGACCCGGGCAACCGGGTGGCGTCGATAAGCTTCTGCGATCCGCCGTAGCGGCGGGTGAGGATTGCCTCTGCCGCCGTGATGACGTCGCTTCGCTCCATGGGGGTCTCCTTAATTGGGCGCACCTGCGGCTTCGGTTCCTGCGTCCTTCTTGGGCTTGAAGTCCACACCGGTCTCCTTGCGCTGCGCCGCCGGGATGGGGGCCGGGGCGTCTGTCAGCGGGTCGACGCCGCCGCCGGACTTCGGGAAGGCGATGACGTCGCGGATCGAGTCGAATCCGCCGAGCAGGGAGACGATGCGGTCCCAGCCGAAGGCGATGCCGCCGTGCGGAGGTGCGCCGAAAGAGAATGCCTCGAGCAGGAAGCCGAACTTCTCCTGAGCCTCTTCCTCGGTGATGCCCATGACCCCAAATACGCGTTCCTGCACGTCGCGCTCGTGGATACGGATGGACCCGCCGCCGATCTCGTTGCCGTTGCACACGATGTCGTAGGCGTAGGCGAGGGCCTCGCCCGGCTCAGCGTCGAAGGAGTCGATGTACTCCGGCTTCGGGGAGGTGAACGCGTGGTGCACAGCGGTCCACTTCGAGTGGCCGAGTGCGACGTCGCCGGAGGCGGTGGCGTCGGCGGACGGCTCGAACAGCGGCGCGTCGACGACCCACGTAAAGGCCCAGTCGCCGTCCTTAATCAGGTCGAGCTTGCGGGCGATCTCGCCGCGGGCGGCGCCGAGCAGCGAGCGGGAGCTCTTGGTGTCACCGGCGGCGAAGAAGATGCAGTCACCCGGCTTCGCGCCAACGTGGTCGGCGATGCCGGCCTTCTCCGCGTCAGTGATGTTCTTGGCCACCGGGCCACCGAGTTCCCCGTCCTCCTGGACGAGGATGTACGCCAGGCCCTTGGCCCCGCGCTGTTTGGCCCACTCCTGCCACGCGTCGAGCTGGCGCCGCGGCTGGGAGGCACCGCCTTCCATGACAACGGCTCCGACGTACTCGTTCTGGAACACGCGGAAGGTGGTGTCCTGGAAATATTCGGTGCAGTCGACCAACTGGATGCCGAAGCGCAGATCCGGCTTGTCGGAGCCGTACTTCTCCATCGCGTCCTTGTGGGTCATACGCGGGATCGGCGTGGTGATGTCGTAGCCGATGAGCTTCCACAGCTCCACCAGAATCTCCTCGGCCAGGGCAATAATGTCGTCCTGGTCGACGAAACTCGCCTCGATGTCGAGCTGGGTGAACTCCGGCTGGCGGTCAGCGCGGAAGTCCTCGTCGCGGTAGCAGCGGGCGATCTGGAAGTATCGCTCCATGCCTGCGACCATGAGCAGCTGCTTGAACAGCTGCGGCGACTGCGGCAGGGCGTACCAGGAACCCGGGCGCAGACGGGCCGGCACGAGGAAGTCGCGGGCTCCCTCCGGGGTGGAGCGGGTCAAAGTGGGGGTCTCGATCTCGGTGAAGTCGTGCTTGTCCAACACCGCGCGCGCGGCGCGGTTGACGTCGGAACGCAGGCGCAGCGCGTTGGCCTGGCGCTCGCGGCGCAGGTCGAGGTAACGGTACTTCAGGCGCGTCTCCTCGCCGACCTCGTTGGAGGAAAAGTCCTCCACCTGGAACGGCAGCGCCGCAGATTTGTTCAGCACCTTGAGCTCAGTAGCGTTGACCTCGATCTCGCCGGAGGCGAGGTTCGGGTTAGCCGAGCCCTCGGGGCGCGGCTCGACCACGCCGGTGACCTGGACACAGAACTCGCTGCGCAGGTCGTGAGCGGTCTGCGCCACCTCGGACTCACGGAACACAACCTGGGCAAGCCCCGAGCGGTCGCGCAGGTCGATGAAGATCACGCCTCCGTGATCCCGGCGGCGCGAGACCCAGCCAGTCAGGGTGACGGTCTGGCCATCGAGTTCTTTGCGGAGGTCTCCGGCGAGGTGGGTGCGCAGCACTGTTGTTTCCACGTCCTTCTTGTCACGGGCCTTGCCACGGCCCGATAACGGGCCAGGGCGAGGAGGTTAGTTAACGGCCCTTAACTCTACTCCTTCACCCGGACACGCGACCGGCAACCCCGCCCGGTCCGGGTGGCCTCCACCGCGGTGTGAAATTGGGGGAATCAACTGCACACTCGCTGTGATTGTTTGGCAAAATCACCGCCATGACTTTCAAGAGCAGCTACCAGCGCACCGGTAACCGCGCGACGACCAGTTCCGGCGGCGGCATGGGTGGTGCACCCATGATGATTGGCGGCGGAGGAATCGGCACCCTCCTCCTCATCGGCCTCTTCCTTCTTTTCGGCGGCAGTGGAGGCGGCGGCCAGCTCCCCGCGCCGCAGAACAACTCAAACCAGGTCTCCGACGGAGGAAGCTACAACCTGGACCACTGCAACTCACCGGGTGCGGCGAACGAGTACGCCGACTGCCGCGTCGAGGCCACCGCGGTGTCCGTCGACGCGGTATGGGAGGACATTCTGCCCGCTGAGGCCGGCATCGAGTACGTCCAGCCGGGTATGCACCTTTTCCAGGACTCCACGAACTCCGGGTGCGGGCGCGCTTCTGCCCAGACGGGTCCGTTCTACTGCCCTGCAGATACAACCGCGTACTTTGACGTGAGCTTTTTCAACCAGCTGGAGCAGCTCGGTGGCTCGGACGCGTCGCTGGCCCAGATGTACGTCGTCGCCCACGAGATCGGCCACCACATCCAGAAGCTTGAGGGAACCCTTGGGATGAGCAACTACAACAACCCGGGCGAGGATTCCGCCGCGGTCGCCATCGAGTTGCAGGCGGATTGCTACGCCGGTCTGTGGGCGTCGCACGCCGACAAGGGCGAAGATGCGATCCTCGAGCCGATCACCCAGGAGCAGCTTTCCGCAGCGATTCAGACCGCACGCGCCGTGGGTGATGACAATATCCAGAAGCGCTCGGGAGGAGACGTCAACCCCGATCTGTGGACCCACGGTTCATCCCAGCAGCGCGAGGAGGCGTTCGTCCGCGGTTACCAGGGCGGCCACATGCGCTCCTGCGACTACCTCAACCGCAACGCCTACTCCTAAGCCATGGAGCACAACCGCGCCACGGCTTTCCTCGCCGCATTCAACGACATTGAGGCGTTCCTTCGAGACGTGTTGAACGCCAAGAAGTCCGACGGGTTCACCTGGATGGCCAACCTCGCCGCCAAGAAGGGCCACATCAGCCGCGATCAAGTCGACGACTTGAAGGAGTACGCGGAGCTGCGCAACGCGATCAGCCACGGTGCCTACCGCGACCTGCGTCCCATTGCGGAACCCCTGCCTGAGACGGTGTCCGAGATCGAGAGAATCCGCGACTCCTTGCTCTCGCCGGCGCTCGCCATGGACGTTGTCGGACCGCAGAAGGTTGTGACCTTTGAGCCCGGCGACGACATCCACGAGCCGCTGGCTGTGATCCGCGACACCGACATCTCCCAGTTTCCCGTGTACGACGGCGGCGAGTGCGTCGGGCTTCTCACCACCAACGCCATCGCACGCTGGGTGTCTGCGGACCTCGGCGCGGACGACAAACTCGACGCGAAGACCGTCGGTGAGGCGTTGCAATACGCCGAGACGCAGGACCAAGCGGTGTTTCTCCCGCGTCAGGCGAGCGCAACCAGTGCGGTCGAGGCACTGACCACGCCGCTTGGCGACGGTGCCTTGCCCCGGCTCGCCATCATCACCGAGCACGGCAAACCCTCCCAGCGCCCCCTCGCCGTTGTCACGGCGTCGAATATTCCGGAACTGGTCGCCGCGATCTGACCGGCCCACCGCCGCGGGAATATGTGATGTGTCACCATTGTTCCACTACAGTGGAAGGAACGCATTAAACACAAGGCCCGAAAGGTTTCACACAATGCAGTTCGGCGTATTCACAATCGGTGATGTCACCACCGACCCAACAAACGGCACGACCCCGACGGAGAAGGAGCGCATCGACGCCATGACGGCCATCGCCGTCAAGGCTGACGAGCTCGGCCTGGACGTCTTCGCCACCGGCCAGCACCACAACCCGCCCTTCGTCCCCTCGGCGCCGACCACCCACCTGGCCTACATCGGTGCGCAGACGACACAGATTCAACTGTCGACGGCCACCACGCTGATCACCACCACCGACCCGGTCCGTATCGCGGAAGACTACTCCTTCCTGCAGAACCTCGTCGACGGCCGGATGGACCTCATGATGGGCCGCGGCAACACCGGCCCCGTTTACCCGTGGTTCGGCAAGGACATCCGCCAGGGCATCCCGCTGGCCGTGGAGAACTACCACCTGCTGCGCCGTTTGTGGCGCGAGCCCGTAGTCAACTGGCAGGGGCAATTCCGCACGCCGTTGCAGGGTTTCACCGCCACCCCGGCCCCGCTCGAGGGCGTCGCCCCGTTCGTGTGGCACGGCTCCATCCGCTCCCCCCAGATCGCCGAACAGGCCGCCTATTACGGCGACGGTTTCTTCCACAACAACATCTTCTGGAACAAGGAGCACACGGCCAAGATGGTCGACCTGTACCGCCGCCGCTTCGAGGCGCACGGCCACGGCCGCGCGGACCAGGCGATCGTCGGCCTCGGTGGCCAGGTCTACATCGCCGAGTCGGAAGAGCAGGCGAAGAAGGAATTCCGCCCCTACTTCGACAACGCCCCCGTTTATGGCCACGGCCCGTCGCTGGAGGAGTTCACGGAGCTGACACCGCTGACCGTCGGCACCCCGGAGATGGTCATCGAGCGCACGATGCAATTCGCGGACTGGGTCGGCGACTACCAGCGCCAGCTCTTCCTCATCGACCACGCCGGCCTGCCACTGGAGGTCGTGCTGCGCCAGCTCGAGATTCTCGCCACCGAGGTCGTGCCGGAGCTGCGCCGCCGCATGGAGGCCCGCCGCCCAGCGCACGTTCCCTCCGACCCGCCCACGTTTAACACGCTGCTCGCCGCCAAGCGCAACGGTGTAAAGCACCCGCACTTCGAGGTCAATCCGGGCAACGACGGGGAGGCGAGCTGATGAAGAACCTCATCGTCATTTCCGCAGGCTTGTCGACGCCCTCCACTACGCGTCAGGTGGCCGACACCATTTCCTCGGCGGTCTCCTCCGCCGTGGCCGGACGAGGTGAGAAACTCGCCGTGGCCACCATCGAGCTGCGTGAGCTGACGGGTGACCTCGCCCAACAGATGTCCACGGGCATGTCCACACCAAGGCTCGACGAGGTGAAGACCCGGCTGTCTCAAGCCGACGGGCTCGTGGCTGTGACGCCCGTGTTCAAAGCCAGCTACACCGGCCTGTTCAAGATGTTCTTCGACATCCTCGATACCGACGCGCTCAACGCAATGCCCACCATCATCGCCGCCACCGCTGGCACCGCGCGCCACTCCCTGGTGACCGAGTACGCCTTGCGCCCCCTGCTGACGTACATGCGTGCCGTCGTCGTGCCCACTGCCCTGTTCGCCGCCACCGACGACTTCGGCGGAGCGGAGGGCGCGGACTTCACCAGGCGCGCCGGTCGCGCCGCCGCTGAGCTCGCCGCGTTGATCGTGTCCACCGAGGCCTCGGTCGAGGGCCTCTCAGGTGCGGTCGCGGAAACCCCTGTGCGTAAACGTAGTGCCGGGGTGGATCTGGAAGACGGCTTCGTGCCCTTCTCCCAGCTCTTGCGCGGCCATGCTGGCAATTGAGGGGTTGAGGTAGCATCGCGTCATGTCCCAAAATACTGTCAGCGTCGTTGACCTGTTCAGCATCGGCATTGGGCCGTCGTCAAGCCATACCGTCGGCCCGATGAGGGCGGCGATGGCTTACGTGGGCGAGCTGGGACAAATTCCGGCGCGGGTGGCCGTGGAGCTGCGGGGCTCACTCGCTGCCACCGGTGTCGGACACGGTACCGACCGCGCCGTTCTTCTCGGGCTGGTCGGCTACACGCCGACAACCACCACGCCCGACATCGCCCCGGTTCCTGGGGAGAAGATCCCGGAAACTGGCGTGATCGAGGGGCCCGCCGGCAGCGTGGAGTACGAGGTCTCGTTCAACCCCAAGCCGGTCGCGCAGCATCCGAACTGCCTTATTTTTGACGCGTGGGATGCGGACGGCAACCGGGTCACCTCGCGCAAGGAGTACTACTCCGTCGGCGGCGGCTTCATCCTCGACCGCGAGGGAATGGAGGCCCACCGCAACCGGGCAGGCGTGTCGACGGTTCAGCCCGACGACACTGTTCCCTTCGAGTTCAACTCTGGCACGGCGCTCATGGCGCACTGCCGGGACAACGGCATGTCAATCGCCGCGGTCATGCGCGCGAACGAAGAAGCGCTGCACGGGTGGGATACGGTGCGCGAGCATCTTGACGCGGTGTGGAACGTGATGCAGGAGTGCGTGTCCAACGGTTTAAAGGCTGAGGGCGTGTTGCCCGGCGGCCTGAATGTCACGCGCCGCGCGCCGCGTCTCTACCGGCTGCTCACCGCCGAGTACGAGGAATCGACGTCGCGCGGGCTCGACGCCATGGAGTGGGTCAACCTGTTCGCCCTCGCGGTCAACGAGGAGAACGCCGCCCACGGCCAAGTTGTTACCGCTCCCACCAACGGCGCCGCGGGAATCATCCCCGCGGTGATGCACTACTGCCGGGACTTCACCGACGGCTTCACCGATGAGCGAGCGCGCGAGTTCCTGCTGACCGCAGGTGCGATCGGGGCGATCATCAAGACCAACGCCTCCATCTCCGGAGCAGAGGTCGGCTGCCAGGGCGAGGTCGGCTCGGCGTCGTCGATGGCGGCCGCAGGCATGTGCGCGATCCTCGGCGGCACGCCCGAACAGGTCGAGAACGCTGCGGAGATCGCGCTCGAGCACAACCTGGGTTTGACGTGCGACCCAGTCGGGGGCCTCGTGCAGGTCCCCTGCATCGAGCGCAACGCCATCGGCGGGGTCAAGGCCATCAACGCCGCCCGCCTAGCCAAGCTCGGCGACGGCACGAACATCGTCACCCTCGACGACGTCGTGGAAACCATGGCCGCCACCGGCCGCGACATGATGACCAAGTACAAGGAGACATCGATGGGCGGGCTCGCCGTTCAGCTCGGCCTGCCCGTTAACATCACCGAGTGCTAGCCACCGCCGCGATCACGGCCTGAGCGTTAAGCGCAACAGACGTCTGGCTGTGCTCCGCGAGGTTCTTCACCGCGACCTCGCCGGTGGCCAGCTCGTTTTCCCCGAGCACGAGCGCGAACTTCGCGCCCGCCCGGTCGGCGCCCTTCATCGCGCCCTTGAGCCCGCGCCCGCCGTAGGACATGTCGGCGGAAATTCCGGCGGCGCGGAGGTCGTCGATAAGCAAGCTCATGCGTTTCGACGCCTCCTCGCCCATCGCCACCCCGAACACGTCGACGCGGCGCTCAACCCCATCGAGGGTGACGCCTTCCGCCTCGAGTGCGAGCACGGTGCGGTCGACGCCGAGGCCGAAGCCGATGCCGGAGAGGTCCTGGCCGCCGATTTGGGCCATGAGGCCGTCGTAACGCCCGCCGCCGCCGATGCCGGACTGCGCACCGAGGCCGTCGTGGACGAACTCGAAGGTGGTCTTTGTGTAGTAGTCCAGGCCGCGCACCATGCGCGGATTGATCACGTAGTCCACGCCCATCGCGTCGAGGGTGGCGGTCACCGTGTCAAAGTGCGCGCGCGCTTCGTCCGAGAGGTGGTCGATCATCAGCGGGGCGTCGGCGGTCATCTCTTGGACCTCGGGGCGCTTGTCGTCGAGCACGCGCAGCGGGTTGATCTCGGCG
This window of the Corynebacterium qintianiae genome carries:
- the hisS gene encoding histidine--tRNA ligase encodes the protein MSENSTFKALSAPKGVPDYVPPASATFIAVRDEFARQARLAGYQHIELPVFEDTTLFARGVGESTDVVSKEMYTFADRGDRSVTLRPEGTAGVMRAVIEHNLDRGYLPVKLNYYGPFFRYERPQAGRYRQLQQVGVEAIGVDDPLLDAEIIALADRCYRAVGLTGFRLELTSLGDNTCRPAYREKLQQFLFSLDLDEETRRRAEINPLRVLDDKRPEVQEMTADAPLMIDHLSDEARAHFDTVTATLDAMGVDYVINPRMVRGLDYYTKTTFEFVHDGLGAQSGIGGGGRYDGLMAQIGGQDLSGIGFGLGVDRTVLALEAEGVTLDGVERRVDVFGVAMGEEASKRMSLLIDDLRAAGISADMSYGGRGLKGAMKGADRAGAKFALVLGENELATGEVAVKNLAEHSQTSVALNAQAVIAAVASTR
- a CDS encoding L-serine ammonia-lyase — translated: MSQNTVSVVDLFSIGIGPSSSHTVGPMRAAMAYVGELGQIPARVAVELRGSLAATGVGHGTDRAVLLGLVGYTPTTTTPDIAPVPGEKIPETGVIEGPAGSVEYEVSFNPKPVAQHPNCLIFDAWDADGNRVTSRKEYYSVGGGFILDREGMEAHRNRAGVSTVQPDDTVPFEFNSGTALMAHCRDNGMSIAAVMRANEEALHGWDTVREHLDAVWNVMQECVSNGLKAEGVLPGGLNVTRRAPRLYRLLTAEYEESTSRGLDAMEWVNLFALAVNEENAAHGQVVTAPTNGAAGIIPAVMHYCRDFTDGFTDERAREFLLTAGAIGAIIKTNASISGAEVGCQGEVGSASSMAAAGMCAILGGTPEQVENAAEIALEHNLGLTCDPVGGLVQVPCIERNAIGGVKAINAARLAKLGDGTNIVTLDDVVETMAATGRDMMTKYKETSMGGLAVQLGLPVNITEC
- the ypfJ gene encoding KPN_02809 family neutral zinc metallopeptidase; protein product: MTFKSSYQRTGNRATTSSGGGMGGAPMMIGGGGIGTLLLIGLFLLFGGSGGGGQLPAPQNNSNQVSDGGSYNLDHCNSPGAANEYADCRVEATAVSVDAVWEDILPAEAGIEYVQPGMHLFQDSTNSGCGRASAQTGPFYCPADTTAYFDVSFFNQLEQLGGSDASLAQMYVVAHEIGHHIQKLEGTLGMSNYNNPGEDSAAVAIELQADCYAGLWASHADKGEDAILEPITQEQLSAAIQTARAVGDDNIQKRSGGDVNPDLWTHGSSQQREEAFVRGYQGGHMRSCDYLNRNAYS
- a CDS encoding CBS domain-containing protein, giving the protein MEHNRATAFLAAFNDIEAFLRDVLNAKKSDGFTWMANLAAKKGHISRDQVDDLKEYAELRNAISHGAYRDLRPIAEPLPETVSEIERIRDSLLSPALAMDVVGPQKVVTFEPGDDIHEPLAVIRDTDISQFPVYDGGECVGLLTTNAIARWVSADLGADDKLDAKTVGEALQYAETQDQAVFLPRQASATSAVEALTTPLGDGALPRLAIITEHGKPSQRPLAVVTASNIPELVAAI
- a CDS encoding LLM class flavin-dependent oxidoreductase, whose product is MQFGVFTIGDVTTDPTNGTTPTEKERIDAMTAIAVKADELGLDVFATGQHHNPPFVPSAPTTHLAYIGAQTTQIQLSTATTLITTTDPVRIAEDYSFLQNLVDGRMDLMMGRGNTGPVYPWFGKDIRQGIPLAVENYHLLRRLWREPVVNWQGQFRTPLQGFTATPAPLEGVAPFVWHGSIRSPQIAEQAAYYGDGFFHNNIFWNKEHTAKMVDLYRRRFEAHGHGRADQAIVGLGGQVYIAESEEQAKKEFRPYFDNAPVYGHGPSLEEFTELTPLTVGTPEMVIERTMQFADWVGDYQRQLFLIDHAGLPLEVVLRQLEILATEVVPELRRRMEARRPAHVPSDPPTFNTLLAAKRNGVKHPHFEVNPGNDGEAS
- a CDS encoding FMN reductase, coding for MKNLIVISAGLSTPSTTRQVADTISSAVSSAVAGRGEKLAVATIELRELTGDLAQQMSTGMSTPRLDEVKTRLSQADGLVAVTPVFKASYTGLFKMFFDILDTDALNAMPTIIAATAGTARHSLVTEYALRPLLTYMRAVVVPTALFAATDDFGGAEGADFTRRAGRAAAELAALIVSTEASVEGLSGAVAETPVRKRSAGVDLEDGFVPFSQLLRGHAGN
- the aspS gene encoding aspartate--tRNA ligase, giving the protein MLRTHLAGDLRKELDGQTVTLTGWVSRRRDHGGVIFIDLRDRSGLAQVVFRESEVAQTAHDLRSEFCVQVTGVVEPRPEGSANPNLASGEIEVNATELKVLNKSAALPFQVEDFSSNEVGEETRLKYRYLDLRRERQANALRLRSDVNRAARAVLDKHDFTEIETPTLTRSTPEGARDFLVPARLRPGSWYALPQSPQLFKQLLMVAGMERYFQIARCYRDEDFRADRQPEFTQLDIEASFVDQDDIIALAEEILVELWKLIGYDITTPIPRMTHKDAMEKYGSDKPDLRFGIQLVDCTEYFQDTTFRVFQNEYVGAVVMEGGASQPRRQLDAWQEWAKQRGAKGLAYILVQEDGELGGPVAKNITDAEKAGIADHVGAKPGDCIFFAAGDTKSSRSLLGAARGEIARKLDLIKDGDWAFTWVVDAPLFEPSADATASGDVALGHSKWTAVHHAFTSPKPEYIDSFDAEPGEALAYAYDIVCNGNEIGGGSIRIHERDVQERVFGVMGITEEEAQEKFGFLLEAFSFGAPPHGGIAFGWDRIVSLLGGFDSIRDVIAFPKSGGGVDPLTDAPAPIPAAQRKETGVDFKPKKDAGTEAAGAPN
- a CDS encoding phosphotransferase; this encodes MERSDVITAAEAILTRRYGGSQKLIDATRLPGSGFAGVYRAKVAANPFLQHRSVVVKHSPLTGDPVEDAAYLREVGAYQFTTSLSEDVRPGPVLLGYDVDQRIVIITDSGDGDTLESLLTDSDPEKRVNVLRTLGAALGRMHAGTAGKEAAFNVLFSRLTKIHTGTAGVQNLRDRILLHRIRVGLEMVEQSGLEIPNEVRVTAGNMSSRLLTGGNRAFTPFDLAPDNVIYSNSVHFLDYEWAGFRDVTFDLAFVIAGFPNYISTLPISDDEVQVFVDTWVREVGGIWPEVLHEDTLQARITAALVAWALSSVSVLNVNALGDVWDHDETIAADFAAAGVEVGSAMHLEEFEVSGDLLRPATEGPFTHDEKLVRRDLYETFEALGRYAGTGRDTAYLVISEFARSVARRLS